From Saccharomycodes ludwigii strain NBRC 1722 chromosome IV, whole genome shotgun sequence, one genomic window encodes:
- a CDS encoding uncharacterized protein (similar to Saccharomyces cerevisiae YNR055C | HOL1 | HistidinOl) — protein MGSGPIDYEAVPGNSFLVDLQQNTGEGEQKKIVLIPTPSDDPNDPLNWDPLRKWTAVLCVLVYTAGLGGSSAAVYSVLEEISDKTGITLDQLNNGTGYMFLFFGIGCFIFQPLALQYGKRPVYLFSMLSTALICVWPPYTKSDGEWIGSKILQGLLGACVESLPEISMSDLFFEHERGTALGMYALVLLTSSYLSPLIAGFIASNQGWEWVMFWTAIVCAIFFVFLLVFMEETNYERKLKIDSRTGLPITFKRPGEEETDYVTNVFSKTSNIQINEQKQQAMDDVLNDETSSSSNEKDRKAPKVDVNEIHNLEAITSADNENVYNQVSNVEYVKSDEPTNYKIKTYWERMSLTSGIKKKFLLHHYFLGPFYMARFPVILWAGFLYGSSLVWFNVLNATEALILGGDPYNFKTSMCGLAYISPTIFSVIIFFIVGYISDKLKIYIASKRGGLSMPEDRLWIVSFYAVFGCAACILWGVGAYYEVHWFGLVFGLGLLGGLGVFGCASSTGYVVDSYHELDTEAMVVVIIIRNCMSFGVSYGITDWVVNLGYKNCFISVAFICFACNASFLLMIYTGPWWRNRQKHAYWNLVEKYRNLGMH, from the coding sequence atgggAAGTGGACCTATAGATTATGAGGCTGTGCCAGGTAATTCATTTTTAGTTGACTTACAACAAAATACCGGTGAGGGTGAACAAAAGAAGATTGTTTTAATTCCTACACCGTCGGATGATCCAAATGACCCTTTAAATTGGGACCCGCTTAGAAAGTGGACTGCTGTTTTATGTGTTTTGGTGTATACCGCCGGTTTAGGTGGTTCTTCAGCTGCCGTTTATTCTGTTTTAGAAGAAATTAGTGATAAAACTGGTATCACTTTGgatcaattaaataatgGTACCGgttatatgtttttattttttggtattggatgttttattttccaacCATTAGCTTTACAATATGGTAAAAGACCTGTCTATTTGTTTTCCATGTTGTCTACTGCTTTAATCTGTGTTTGGCCCCCTTATACTAAATCTGATGGAGAATGGATTGGTTCCAAGATTTTGCAAGGGTTGTTGGGTGCATGTGTGGAATCTTTGCCAGAAATTTCCATGagtgatttattttttgaacatGAACGTGGTACTGCTTTGGGTATGTATGCTTTGGTCCTATTGACTAGTTCATATTTGTCACCCTTAATTGCGGGGTTCATTGCTAGTAATCAAGGCTGGGAATGGGTTATGTTTTGGACAGCCATCGTCTGTGccattttctttgttttcttgTTGGTTTTCATGGAAGAAACCAATTACGAACGTAAGTTGAAGATTGACAGCAGAACAGGTTTACCAATTACATTTAAAAGACCTGGTGAGGAAGAAACTGATTATGTCACTAATGTTTTCTCAAAAACTTCAAATATCCAAATTAATGAACAGAAACAACAGGCAATGGATGATGTATTGAATGATGAAACTTCAAGTTCttcaaatgaaaaagatagAAAAGCCCCTAAGGTTGACGTTAACGAAATTCACAATTTGGAAGCCATCACATCTGCGGACAACGAAAATGTTTACAACCAAGTGAGTAATGTCGAATATGTTAAGAGCGATGAGCCTACCAATTATAAGATAAAAACTTACTGGGAAAGAATGTCATTGACATCAGGTATcaagaaaaagtttttactACATCATTATTTCTTGGGTCCATTCTATATGGCTAGATTTCCAGTTATTTTGTGGGCTGGGTTTTTATATGGTTCCTCTTTGGTTTGGTTTAATGTTTTGAATGCTACAGAAGCCTTGATTCTAGGTGGGGATCCATACAACTTTAAAACATCCATGTGTGGTTTGGCTTATATTTCACCAACTATTTTCTCTGTCatcattttcttcattGTTGGTTACATTAGTGATAAATTGAAGATTTACATTGCTTCTAAGCGTGGTGGTCTAAGTATGCCAGAAGATAGATTATGGATTGTCAGCTTTTACGCTGTTTTCGGTTGCGCTGCCTGTATATTGTGGGGTGTTGGTGCATACTATGAGGTGCATTGGTTTGGTTTGGTGTTCGGATTAGGTTTGCTTGGAGGTCTAGGTGTTTTTGGTTGTGCTTCTTCAACTGGTTATGTTGTCGATTCATATCACGAGTTGGATACTGAAGCTAtggttgttgttattattataagaaACTGTATGTCATTTGGTGTCAGTTACGGTATTACCGATTGGGTTGTCAATTTAGGCtacaaaaattgttttattagtGTCGCCTTTATTTGCTTTGCTTGCAACGCTTCCTTTTTGTTGATGATTTACACCGGTCCATGGTGGAGAAACAGACAAAAGCATGCTTATTGGAATCTAGTTGAGAAATATAGAAACTTGGGTATGcactaa
- a CDS encoding uncharacterized protein (similar to Saccharomyces cerevisiae YDR242W | AMD2 | AMiDase), translating to MSFGKTLYATENPELFAKFTPLIEEYNKAREEQIKNYDPEFYAKCKDTVAPAEQLDSEPINALQYLEKLLTPSELVIVNEYSIKDLLDKQLDKKLTAVEIINAYIKAAIISQFSTNCGMQFLIPEALSKAKKLDEYLAEHGKLIGPFHGIPVSLKEQMNYAGKQTSASYVAYLKNIPKESGVTIQILDKLGANFHIRTAQPQAIMWLDTGNVITGRTRNPVSTRLSPGGSSGGESACVGSHGSCIGVGSDIGGSIRAPAAFANIFGLKPTTRRFSLMNGLSGGKGQESIVAVQGPLARSIEEMEYFTENYLNEGKPWEYDPLCVPIAWNTKVELPKKIRIGVLFDDNLVTPYPAVTRGMESVVEKLSKAGEDFEIVDLSKYWYSEKEMEEIYTMNIGLYTCDGNKVQLGMFGESGEPLEKLTRHFLNFDGGVERSVYENRMFNAKRDSLKVEMFNKFFKGLKLDFILSPTYCGPSEKQENSLYWGYTSFWNLLDYPNVIFPSGVVHDDKIDTIDKLAGPLKSNKYEAMVWKKDGKVIYDPKDYIGGPVALQLTAERFHDEDAVACVKKITKVLGIERR from the coding sequence atgtCATTTGGAAAAACTTTATATGCTACTGAAAATCCAGAATTATTTGCTAAATTTACCCCCTTAATCGAAGAATACAACAAAGCACGTGAAGagcaaattaaaaactatGATCCTGAATTCTATGCTAAGTGCAAAGATACTGTTGCACCAGCGGAGCAATTGGACTCTGAGCCAATTAATGCTTTACAGTACTTGGAAAAGTTATTAACCCCAAGTGAATTGGTTATTGTTAATGAATATTCCATTAAGGACCTTTTGGATAAACAAttggataaaaaattaacagcTGTTGAAATCATTAACGCATACATCAAAGCTGCCATTATTTCTCAATTTTCTACAAATTGTGGTATgcaatttttaattccaGAAGCTTTAAGTAAGGCTAAGAAGCTAGATGAATACTTGGCTGAACACGGTAAACTAATTGGGCCATTTCACGGTATTCCAGTTTCCTTGAAGGAACAAATGAATTATGCTGGCAAACAAACGTCTGCTTCATATGTTGcctatttaaaaaacatcCCCAAAGAATCAGGTGTCACTATCCAGATCTTGGATAAGTTGGGTGCCAATTTCCATATCAGAACAGCTCAACCTCAAGCTATCATGTGGTTGGACACTGGTAATGTTATTACTGGTAGAACTAGAAATCCTGTAAGTACCAGACTAAGTCCAGGTGGATCTTCTGGTGGTGAAAGTGCTTGTGTAGGTTCCCATGGTAGTTGTATTGGTGTAGGTAGTGACATTGGTGGTAGTATAAGAGCACCAGCTGCTTTTGCTAATATCTTTGGTTTGAAGCCAACAACCAGAAGGTTTAGTTTAATGAATGGTTTAAGTGGTGGTAAGGGCCAAGAAAGCATTGTTGCTGTTCAAGGTCCATTGGCTAGAAGTATTGAAGAAATGGAGTATTTTACTGAAAATTACTTAAATGAAGGTAAACCATGGGAATACGATCCTTTGTGTGTTCCTATTGCCTGGAACACCAAAGTTGAactaccaaaaaaaattagaattgGTGTTTTGTTTGATGACAATTTGGTTACCCCATACCCTGCTGTTACCAGAGGGATGGAATCTGTTGTCGAAAAACTTTCTAAAGCGGGCGAGgattttgaaattgttgACCTAAGTAAATATTGGTACAGTGAAAAGGAAATGGAAGAAATTTATACGATGAATATTGGACTATATACTTGTGATGGTAATAAAGTTCAATTAGGTATGTTTGGCGAGAGTGGTGAACCATTGGAAAAATTGACAAGACATTTCTTGAATTTTGATGGCGGTGTTGAACGTAGTGTGTATGAAAATAGAATGTTTAATGCTAAAAGAGATTCTTTAAAGGTTGAAATGTTCAATAAGTTCTTCAAGGGATTGAAattagattttattttaagtCCAACATATTGTGGTCCATCTGAAAAGCAGGAAAATTCATTATACTGGGGTTACACTTCATTTTGGAATTTGTTGGATTATCCTAATGTCATTTTCCCATCAGGTGTTGTGCatgatgataaaattgATACAATTGATAAGTTGGCTGGTCCATTAAAGAGCAACAAATATGAAGCAATGGTTTGGAAGAAAGACGGTAAGGTTATCTACGATCCTAAAGACTACATTGGTGGACCAGTTGCTTTACAATTAACTGCTGAAAGATTCCATGATGAAGATGCTGTTGCATGTGTTAAGAAAATCACTAAAGTTTTAGGCATTGAGAGACGTTAA